The genomic region CATTGtcccaccctggagacagtttcccaattCTTTTTCTTCCTCAGAGATGAGCATCAATTCATTGTTTCTGGGCAGAAGGTACAGtacagccccagggtatgttccacagtataattagaCTGCCCATtgccttgttctctctctctctctctctctctgtgtgcttTAAACCCATTCATGCACCCTTGGACTGCATGTCCAAGCCCATCTCCCTCTTGTTGCTGCAAAGTACTGGTAACTGAAGCTGCTGTTCCTCAGATGCCCTCTGTCTTCTGGAACTGGTAAATATAACCCAACTCTGCAACTTTCTCCAACTTTCttccctgtttttctagttaTCCCTGTGTGTGTGAGTTGTGTGTTTTGTGTGAAACTGATCCTTATCATTTTAAATAAAACTCCTTTTGATTGGACATCTGCCTGTTTACTGAAAGTGTTCTCTGgaggaagggatcctcatatacataggtgCAAAGGTCCTTAAGTTACCCATCTCTTGctacctctccttgcatgctaattcccccaatttgcAAGACCTCGTTGGGTAACAGTAGGACATAAGTTACTGTTGAAAAGTCTTCCCCCTGCCCCCGGGCCTTTAGTTTTATTAGACAACAGAAAAGACGTTGTTCCTTCCCCCAACCAAAACCGATAAActaaaaaacaaaatccaaaatcAACATTAAGTAGCTTGCATCTTAGAATTTCTTGACAGCAGCGTCGATTTCTGAAATTATTTCTTTCAAATGTATCCACTGTTCAGCAGAAAACGAAATCCTTTTCCTTCCAGGTTTCATTTCTCCAGCCTTGTTGATGTAGAATTCCCGCAGGTCTACTTTCCCTTTAAAAAGGGACACTCGGACATAACACAGTTTCCCTATCTGGAACATATTCTCTTCAGAATTGTCTGGACTCAGACTTTCCACGGCTGGTTTGGGTGCCATTTTTGCTTTTTTCTCTGGGGGCTTGGAAGGTATCACTTTCCTTTTATGCTTCTTGTCTTTTTCAATCTCCTCTTCAGATCCACTGTCGTCTGAGGCGGTTTCCACACACTTCTTTGACTTAGGCATTAAACGTGACTATGAGCAACTGACTCTTTACTGTTGAAAAGTCTTGAGACATTTGGATTTTGGGAAGTTTTCCTGGAATGCTCAAAGATAATACTCGTGCTGAACCATATACTTTAGAGTAAACAATTTACTAATCCTATATCAGAGGACAGAGAAGTCAAGCAAGGCTGTCCTTTATCAGCTGAGCTGCATGAAGAAGCATGGAATTATATATTGTCTTATATTCTATCTTTCTCTGCTTATACACAATTCATCAATGGTATCTATCTCCTAAAAAGGTggcaaaaatttataaaaattgtaTAAATAAATGTGGGCATTGTAAACAGACTGAGGCAGactttttccatatgtggtggtaTTATCCTTGCGGTGCTGAGTACTGACAGAACATAGTTGAACTTAGCTCTTAATTTGAACATCCCAGTACTacttgacatattcttgttaaataAATTTACAACTATCCCAAGAAAATATCATGACATTCTTCTGTATTCTATAACAATATCAAGAATAAACTCTGCATGATACTGAAAGAAGGTTTGTCCAcccagtatttatttatagttggAAAAGACTAAAAAAATGTATACAAAGATTTACTGAGAGGAAAGGTTTTCAGCAGGGGTGTGTGATATATGGTATGCAAATATAACTGGTAGTCTGGATTCCCAATCGTGTCTGGGATTCTCGGATGTACCAGTATTGGTGATCCTGATTAATCCTAGAAATACTTGGGATTAACTGGGTCTCCATTTCAAAGGTCTCAGTAGcttgtttttcttactttcaCGTGTTTCATgggcaaaaaagggagggggagagggaggcaatTCTCATAGGTGAATGGCATTGTTAGGGGGAGCTGAACTGTCTGACCAATCACAACAATTCTCTCATGCGGTCTCTGTGAGAATCATCATGATTGGACAGGCAGTTGAGCTCCCCCTAACAAGCAATGAAACCGGCTGCAACTTCTAGTTAAGATTTTTTTGGGAGTGCATGACTTCTGTTgcttgctgccattttggttctcttgggattctctggttttgcattagttctgttgagctttgttggttctttttgatCAGTGGTTGCCCTCGTGTGTTTGTCTTAGTCttctttgtcctggagaaagcattAGATTCTTCCTACTCCCCCCTGCATAGAAAACAGTGGAaagtagctgggggcaccttgttgaGGGGCCTGTGAAATTGGACCTCTTAACCTAATCTCCTTGAAACATGGAGAATTTTTAGTGGACAGACAGTACTCACTGCACTGCGATTTTGGTATaatttgctccccccac from Eublepharis macularius isolate TG4126 chromosome 2, MPM_Emac_v1.0, whole genome shotgun sequence harbors:
- the LOC129324262 gene encoding activated RNA polymerase II transcriptional coactivator p15-like — protein: MPKSKKCVETASDDSGSEEEIEKDKKHKRKVIPSKPPEKKAKMAPKPAVESLSPDNSEENMFQIGKLCYVRVSLFKGKVDLREFYINKAGEMKPGRKRISFSAEQWIHLKEIISEIDAAVKKF